In the genome of Hyphomonas sp. Mor2, one region contains:
- a CDS encoding crotonase/enoyl-CoA hydratase family protein, with protein MSVKILEDGPVWTIVHDRPDARNAVSPEAADALTEAFTKFEESDALAGVFYGSGGTFCAGWDLKYAASLKDEDFQRDVVDAMAFPIGGGDPPRALMGPSRMELNKPMIAAIEGPAVAGGMELALLCDMRVMAESAYMGVYCRRWGVPLIDGGTIRLPRLVGQGKALDLVLTGRKVEAEECYKIGLCERVVEDGTALEAAQAIAHEIARFPQSTMLADRRTVIEGRHLSVRDGLKLEWANGLETLRKDGISGAGRFSDGAGRHGDFSKI; from the coding sequence ATGAGTGTAAAAATTCTCGAGGACGGTCCGGTCTGGACCATTGTGCATGACCGCCCGGATGCAAGAAATGCGGTTTCGCCGGAAGCGGCTGATGCTTTGACCGAGGCGTTCACTAAATTCGAAGAAAGCGACGCGCTTGCTGGCGTTTTCTACGGCTCAGGTGGTACATTCTGTGCCGGGTGGGATCTGAAGTACGCGGCCTCACTCAAAGATGAGGATTTCCAACGCGATGTCGTCGATGCGATGGCCTTTCCGATTGGCGGTGGGGACCCTCCGCGTGCGCTGATGGGACCTTCTCGTATGGAGCTTAATAAGCCGATGATTGCAGCAATCGAGGGTCCTGCAGTTGCAGGGGGCATGGAACTGGCGCTGCTTTGCGATATGCGCGTCATGGCAGAGAGCGCCTATATGGGTGTGTATTGCCGGCGCTGGGGTGTCCCTCTCATTGACGGAGGAACAATCCGACTGCCGCGTCTGGTTGGACAAGGCAAAGCACTCGATTTGGTTCTAACAGGCCGCAAAGTAGAAGCCGAAGAGTGCTACAAAATCGGGTTGTGTGAACGCGTTGTTGAAGACGGAACCGCACTTGAGGCCGCTCAAGCAATTGCCCATGAGATCGCCCGCTTTCCTCAATCGACAATGCTCGCCGACCGTCGCACTGTAATCGAAGGACGCCATCTTTCTGTCCGCGATGGCCTCAAACTCGAATGGGCCAACGGCCTTGAGACCCTCCGTAAAGACGGCATTTCCGGCGCTGGTCGGTTTAGCGATGGCGCCGGACGCCATGGCGATTTCTCAAAGATCTAA
- a CDS encoding sulfite oxidase, whose amino-acid sequence MNPTRRSLLFRGSVLLAGTILPVPFFKNLHGRPTLIETAEAQDLLDTMDEKSALRVLSDRPFNAETPVHLLDEPVTSAGNMFVRNNGSMPSREELSPDQWELLIDGEVERPQKFSISDLKNSFENISLQLQIECGGNGRRFYHPGANGNQWSFGAISCAEWTGVRLADVLAAAGIKSSAVYTAHYGVDRHLSGDPTKVPISRGVPMAKALDPHNLIAWEMNGDSIPYSNGYPLRLIVPGWPGSCSQKWLNRISLRDVVHDGPKMEGQSYRVPEFPVAPGTSVPDSAMKIIESMPVKSIITNPETGHRQAPGKPFEIRGHAWAGDNSVEKMDISIDFGSTWAPADLLPAKNKFAWQHWRAEISLPQAGYYEVWARATDSNGAAQPPVPPNWNPRGYLNNMQHRIAVIAV is encoded by the coding sequence ATGAACCCTACACGCCGATCATTGCTTTTTCGTGGCTCCGTTCTTTTGGCAGGCACAATTCTGCCGGTCCCTTTCTTTAAAAACCTGCACGGTCGTCCTACGCTAATTGAGACCGCAGAGGCGCAAGATTTATTAGACACGATGGATGAGAAATCGGCCTTACGTGTTCTCAGCGACCGCCCCTTCAATGCCGAAACGCCAGTTCATTTGTTAGATGAACCCGTAACTTCGGCGGGTAACATGTTCGTTCGAAACAATGGCTCGATGCCAAGCCGGGAAGAGTTGTCGCCCGATCAATGGGAACTTCTCATCGACGGCGAAGTAGAGCGCCCACAGAAATTTTCGATTTCAGATTTGAAGAATAGTTTTGAGAACATCTCATTGCAGCTTCAAATCGAGTGTGGCGGAAACGGGCGGCGTTTTTATCATCCAGGTGCAAATGGGAACCAATGGTCATTTGGAGCCATTAGTTGTGCAGAATGGACCGGTGTCAGATTGGCTGATGTTTTAGCCGCCGCGGGTATTAAGTCCTCTGCCGTTTACACCGCTCATTACGGCGTCGATCGACACTTATCCGGAGATCCTACCAAAGTGCCCATCTCTCGCGGGGTGCCGATGGCAAAAGCGTTGGATCCGCACAATCTCATCGCTTGGGAGATGAACGGAGATTCAATCCCGTATTCAAATGGCTACCCTTTGAGGCTCATTGTTCCAGGATGGCCGGGTTCCTGTTCGCAAAAATGGCTGAATCGTATCTCATTGCGAGACGTCGTTCATGATGGTCCAAAGATGGAAGGTCAGTCTTATCGGGTCCCCGAATTTCCCGTCGCCCCGGGGACGAGTGTACCGGACTCTGCAATGAAAATCATTGAGTCCATGCCTGTGAAGTCGATCATAACGAATCCCGAAACGGGCCATAGGCAGGCCCCCGGCAAGCCTTTCGAGATCCGCGGACACGCCTGGGCGGGAGACAATAGCGTCGAGAAAATGGACATTTCAATCGATTTTGGTTCGACTTGGGCCCCTGCAGATTTATTGCCTGCAAAAAACAAATTCGCTTGGCAGCATTGGCGGGCAGAAATCAGCCTCCCGCAAGCAGGATACTATGAGGTTTGGGCTCGCGCTACAGATTCTAACGGTGCGGCGCAGCCACCCGTGCCGCCAAATTGGAATCCGCGAGGCTATTTGAACAATATGCAGCATCGAATTGCAGTTATTGCGGTATGA
- a CDS encoding putative sulfate exporter family transporter has protein sequence MTSENQASSEAAQTGQLSSVAHHDDGQNKKLEALSSVYPGLLVAGTISIAATWLSSHYGTPAMLLALLLGIAFNFLGDDARCKAGIEFSCRTLLRIGVALLGVRITFDQLQSLGVLPVAMVVSGVLLTILFGILLARAFKFSYSFGVLTGGSVAICGASAALAISSVLPNTKHSEQNTLLAVVAVTTLSTIAMVVYPVIAASLDLTTSEAGLFLGGTIHDVAQVVGAGYSVSEGTGDIATYVKLLRVAMLMPVVFVIAIIVANSAKHVSDARPGIPLFLVGFAMLVVVSSTINLPEQAISGISSVSSWCLITAISALGVKTSFGKIATLGWKPLFIIIMETVWIALLVLGFVLVLHAQNH, from the coding sequence ATGACTTCTGAAAATCAGGCATCTTCTGAAGCCGCACAGACGGGACAGTTGTCCTCAGTTGCGCACCATGATGATGGTCAAAATAAAAAACTTGAAGCCTTATCATCAGTTTACCCTGGATTACTGGTGGCGGGTACAATCAGTATTGCTGCGACATGGCTATCCAGTCACTATGGAACGCCCGCAATGCTACTAGCTCTTTTGCTCGGTATTGCGTTCAACTTTCTTGGTGACGACGCTCGCTGTAAGGCAGGCATCGAATTTTCTTGCCGCACACTTCTGCGCATCGGCGTTGCCTTGTTAGGCGTGAGGATCACATTTGACCAATTGCAGTCGCTCGGGGTTTTGCCCGTCGCGATGGTGGTCTCTGGGGTTCTGTTGACGATACTATTTGGGATCTTGCTGGCCCGCGCGTTCAAGTTTTCATATTCATTTGGCGTGTTGACGGGAGGCTCGGTTGCGATTTGCGGCGCTTCTGCGGCCCTCGCCATTTCTTCTGTTCTGCCGAATACCAAGCACTCAGAACAAAATACGCTTCTCGCGGTCGTGGCCGTGACGACGCTTTCAACCATCGCCATGGTTGTCTATCCCGTTATCGCGGCGTCGCTAGACCTGACGACATCCGAAGCAGGTCTGTTTCTTGGGGGGACCATTCACGATGTCGCCCAAGTGGTTGGCGCAGGGTACAGCGTTTCTGAAGGCACCGGAGATATTGCAACCTACGTGAAATTGCTTCGCGTCGCTATGCTCATGCCCGTGGTTTTTGTGATCGCCATAATCGTCGCCAACTCTGCAAAACATGTGTCCGACGCGCGCCCAGGAATCCCACTCTTTCTGGTCGGGTTCGCAATGCTGGTCGTGGTATCCAGCACCATCAATCTCCCGGAGCAGGCTATTTCAGGAATTTCATCGGTTTCGAGTTGGTGCTTAATAACCGCCATCTCGGCACTGGGCGTGAAAACATCATTTGGCAAGATTGCGACATTGGGATGGAAGCCCCTCTTCATCATCATTATGGAAACGGTTTGGATCGCGCTCTTGGTGTTGGGGTTTGTGTTAGTGCTTCACGCCCAAAATCACTGA
- a CDS encoding amidase translates to MQTSEYSEYDGLGLADLVRRKDVSATELVNCAIELAEKHDPVLNALMYKAYDQAREEAKSTDAGTGRYGPFAGVPFLLKDYGGDREGWPSTMSLSFRKDNVAQHTDTLTERFLNSGTIPIGQTTVPEMALIPITESNAYGDTLNPWDTSRTPGGSSGGSAAFVAAGVVPMAHANDGGGSIRIPASCCGLVGHKPSRGLTPAGPVAGEVAYGMGINHIVSRTVRDTAAMLDCVSGPGIGDPYGTPKPASTYISALDHPPKRLKIAYYSDHWVKPGAMHPECKIAADNAAKLLSGLGHDVEEKLPAVSLERLMTGMRIVGLAVVGAGFEAIKQAEGGALSEDMFEPFSWKMYEYSQRVTGPQVLHSQETLRQVAREMGQFHEDYDVLVTPCVSSPPIKIGEYSRVTGAQLHEGDEKYDMWYISGFQNATGQPSISLPLHQTKDGLPVGVMLTAGFGKDDLLLSLAGELERAAPWIQNRPPVWA, encoded by the coding sequence ATGCAAACGTCTGAATACTCTGAATATGACGGACTTGGTCTTGCGGACCTCGTGCGACGCAAAGACGTGTCGGCTACGGAGCTCGTGAATTGCGCAATTGAGCTCGCGGAAAAACACGATCCGGTTCTCAACGCTTTGATGTACAAGGCTTACGATCAAGCGCGCGAAGAAGCTAAGTCGACCGATGCAGGAACAGGAAGGTATGGGCCCTTTGCCGGTGTTCCATTCTTGTTGAAAGATTATGGCGGAGATCGTGAAGGTTGGCCTTCGACCATGTCGCTCTCTTTTCGCAAAGACAATGTCGCGCAGCATACTGACACGCTCACAGAGCGTTTTTTGAATAGCGGCACGATCCCTATCGGACAAACGACGGTCCCTGAGATGGCGCTTATTCCGATCACGGAGTCGAACGCCTATGGAGATACCCTAAATCCGTGGGATACGTCGCGAACACCTGGAGGCTCTTCAGGCGGCTCGGCCGCCTTTGTCGCAGCCGGAGTTGTCCCAATGGCCCATGCCAATGATGGAGGAGGATCCATTCGGATTCCCGCCTCGTGTTGTGGCTTGGTCGGACACAAGCCTTCGCGTGGCTTAACCCCTGCCGGCCCGGTCGCGGGCGAGGTGGCGTATGGAATGGGCATCAATCATATTGTTTCTCGGACGGTGCGAGACACCGCAGCGATGCTCGACTGCGTTTCTGGTCCCGGCATTGGAGACCCATATGGAACGCCGAAGCCGGCTTCGACCTACATTAGCGCATTGGACCACCCACCAAAGCGCCTGAAAATTGCTTATTACAGCGACCATTGGGTCAAACCCGGAGCGATGCACCCCGAATGCAAGATAGCTGCGGATAATGCCGCAAAGTTACTCTCCGGCTTAGGTCATGATGTTGAAGAAAAACTCCCAGCTGTTTCGTTAGAACGACTAATGACCGGCATGCGAATTGTAGGTCTCGCAGTCGTTGGCGCTGGATTCGAAGCGATTAAACAAGCCGAGGGCGGCGCATTAAGCGAGGATATGTTTGAACCGTTCTCGTGGAAAATGTACGAATACTCTCAGAGGGTCACGGGTCCTCAGGTTCTGCACAGTCAAGAAACCCTTCGCCAAGTCGCGCGCGAAATGGGTCAGTTTCATGAAGACTATGATGTATTGGTTACACCGTGCGTGAGTAGCCCACCTATAAAGATTGGCGAGTATAGCCGGGTCACTGGTGCTCAGCTGCATGAGGGCGATGAGAAATACGATATGTGGTACATATCGGGATTTCAGAATGCGACTGGGCAGCCGTCTATTTCCCTGCCCCTTCACCAGACCAAAGACGGTCTGCCCGTTGGTGTCATGCTGACCGCTGGCTTCGGGAAAGACGACCTTTTGCTTTCGCTAGCGGGAGAACTCGAGCGCGCGGCCCCATGGATACAAAACCGCCCTCCCGTTTGGGCTTAA
- a CDS encoding L-2-amino-thiazoline-4-carboxylic acid hydrolase: MTKSSKPGEGLSFYETLSIQMQFVVPLIRRLQDVLGEQVVMDALEEANRREQEAARNSFPAGVEADCSGLIKKLEFIMHDALEYDVVRSDKEAAEFDVKSCGYQKLMKGLDAEDIGSAIICNMDYSYAEKAGMELTRTQTCMKGASHCDFRYRPRAVKQESSDNRSGGADRAQLDIYKRKES, encoded by the coding sequence GTGACGAAAAGTTCTAAACCGGGGGAAGGGCTATCCTTCTACGAGACATTGAGCATTCAGATGCAATTTGTCGTTCCCCTGATTAGGCGTCTTCAAGATGTGCTTGGTGAACAGGTCGTCATGGATGCGTTAGAAGAAGCAAACCGTCGAGAACAAGAAGCTGCACGCAACAGTTTTCCAGCCGGCGTCGAGGCCGATTGTAGCGGTTTGATCAAGAAGCTCGAATTCATCATGCACGACGCTCTGGAGTACGATGTCGTACGTTCTGATAAAGAGGCTGCCGAATTTGATGTCAAAAGTTGCGGGTACCAAAAACTGATGAAGGGCCTCGATGCGGAGGATATCGGATCAGCGATTATCTGCAATATGGACTACTCTTACGCCGAAAAAGCGGGAATGGAGCTTACGCGCACCCAAACCTGTATGAAGGGTGCATCGCACTGTGACTTTCGATATCGACCGCGCGCGGTAAAGCAGGAAAGTTCAGATAACCGCTCAGGCGGAGCAGATCGAGCGCAACTGGATATTTACAAACGAAAGGAAAGCTGA
- a CDS encoding TetR/AcrR family transcriptional regulator translates to MTNENNTLNVVRRRPKKIGRREKAGFEDRQRLILTAAAQLFAVAGYSHTTIGDICNELKVSKPTIYHYFKNKDAVMAGVFELADEAMAEKIGAVHELEGTGATILGNMFVAYGEFTASDLGRCITEIDFQLLSTPTRKLLADKREEFMIIMTDLVNDAIEDGSMKKCDPTLLAYNLSHLCYAVVKFHDKHPARSLTEELRKTWEMIAQGTVNPVSEVKQRN, encoded by the coding sequence ATGACCAATGAAAACAATACGCTTAATGTCGTTCGCAGGCGTCCCAAAAAAATTGGTCGTCGGGAAAAAGCTGGGTTTGAGGATCGGCAGAGATTAATCCTCACCGCAGCGGCTCAGTTATTTGCGGTGGCGGGCTACTCGCACACGACGATCGGTGACATTTGCAACGAACTGAAGGTGAGCAAGCCGACGATTTATCATTATTTCAAGAACAAAGATGCGGTGATGGCGGGCGTCTTTGAGCTTGCCGATGAAGCCATGGCCGAAAAAATCGGGGCCGTACATGAATTAGAGGGTACTGGAGCGACCATCCTCGGAAACATGTTTGTGGCCTATGGAGAATTCACCGCGAGTGATCTTGGGCGCTGCATCACCGAAATTGACTTCCAGCTTTTGAGCACGCCCACCCGCAAATTGTTGGCCGACAAGCGAGAGGAATTCATGATTATCATGACCGATTTGGTCAATGATGCCATAGAGGACGGAAGCATGAAAAAATGCGACCCAACACTACTGGCCTACAATCTCAGTCACCTTTGCTATGCCGTGGTCAAATTTCACGACAAGCACCCTGCTCGGTCACTCACAGAAGAACTCCGCAAAACCTGGGAAATGATTGCCCAAGGCACCGTCAATCCAGTGTCCGAGGTTAAGCAGCGAAATTAG
- a CDS encoding aspartate aminotransferase family protein, which translates to MRIPAIKFCEKVKPMHPDFDSNSAHLFERALEVMPGGNSRETVYFPPYPIYAARGEGAKLWDADNVCRLDFVNSFSSAIHGHCHPDIVKAVQDQVAKLVCVAAPTELEVELAEIIVDRIPSIEQLRFCNSGTEAVMLCIKAARAFKGRPKIAKVEGAYHGTFDAVEVSQNATPDKWGPDNAPSPVATAEGTTKGVMDDVVVLPLNDVETSLEILNRNKEQLSCVLLDPVPARMGYLPSTSAYLLAMRKWCSENDVVLIFDEVMTVRGGYNGMQGEYGIVPDLSAVGKIVGGGLPIGVIGGKKSIMKVFDVTQPGRSRVPHGGSFNAHPVSMAAGIACMKLLDHDAFDHLARLGEKTRQGLKEAFSIAGVAGHVNGHGSMIGYLFTDTEPQSFRDIVNAKISGKGPAIFFDHFINNGILPLGRGGMLLSTVMTDADIDQMLDVALAGLRKVREKVGGMHANV; encoded by the coding sequence TTGCGTATTCCGGCAATCAAGTTCTGTGAGAAGGTTAAACCTATGCATCCCGACTTCGATAGTAACTCCGCACACCTTTTTGAGCGCGCATTGGAAGTTATGCCCGGCGGCAACAGCCGAGAAACCGTCTACTTCCCCCCCTACCCGATCTATGCAGCGCGGGGCGAAGGCGCCAAACTCTGGGACGCAGACAATGTGTGTCGGCTGGATTTTGTAAATAGTTTTTCATCCGCAATCCACGGACATTGCCATCCAGACATTGTAAAGGCTGTGCAGGATCAGGTTGCTAAACTCGTCTGCGTCGCGGCGCCCACCGAACTTGAAGTTGAACTTGCAGAAATTATTGTCGATCGCATTCCATCGATCGAGCAGTTGAGATTTTGCAACTCCGGCACAGAAGCTGTGATGCTTTGTATCAAAGCCGCACGAGCGTTCAAGGGGCGCCCCAAGATCGCAAAAGTCGAAGGCGCGTATCACGGGACATTCGACGCTGTTGAGGTGAGCCAAAACGCGACGCCGGACAAATGGGGTCCCGACAATGCTCCCTCACCGGTAGCGACGGCAGAGGGCACGACTAAAGGCGTGATGGACGACGTCGTTGTTCTTCCGCTCAATGACGTCGAAACGTCGCTAGAAATTTTAAACCGGAACAAAGAGCAGCTGTCTTGTGTTTTGCTGGATCCGGTGCCGGCACGCATGGGTTATCTGCCTTCGACGTCTGCCTACCTTCTAGCCATGCGAAAATGGTGCAGCGAAAACGATGTTGTTTTGATCTTCGATGAAGTGATGACCGTACGTGGCGGGTATAATGGCATGCAAGGAGAATACGGTATCGTGCCAGACCTTAGCGCCGTTGGAAAAATTGTAGGCGGCGGCCTTCCTATCGGCGTGATTGGCGGAAAAAAGTCGATAATGAAGGTATTTGACGTTACCCAGCCGGGTAGATCGCGGGTCCCTCATGGAGGGTCGTTCAATGCTCATCCAGTGTCGATGGCTGCGGGAATTGCCTGCATGAAGCTCCTCGATCATGACGCGTTTGATCATCTTGCGCGCTTGGGCGAAAAAACGCGGCAGGGTCTAAAAGAGGCATTTAGCATTGCCGGTGTCGCGGGGCACGTGAACGGACACGGATCCATGATCGGATACTTGTTCACAGACACAGAGCCGCAGAGTTTTCGAGATATTGTAAATGCCAAAATCTCTGGAAAAGGCCCTGCGATTTTCTTTGATCATTTCATCAATAATGGGATCTTACCGCTGGGTCGCGGTGGAATGCTATTGTCGACCGTTATGACCGATGCGGACATCGATCAGATGTTGGATGTAGCTCTTGCAGGCCTTCGCAAGGTCCGTGAAAAAGTTGGAGGCATGCATGCAAACGTCTGA
- a CDS encoding acyl-CoA dehydrogenase family protein, translating into MTFRDEEESNEIAARVRNFILESVVPFEGDSRIGAHGPNESLVTELRELARAAGVMTPHILGSGEHLSQRGTAVVLNATGYSPLGSVACNTMAPDEGNMFLLGKVASAEQKERFLAPMIAGKARSAFFMTEPAQENGAGSDPSMMITTCARDGDHWVINGKKNFITGVEGASVGILMAKGEEGASMFLIDLPNPAVKIVRILDTIDRSMPGGHAQISIDNLRVPESHILGEPGKGFRYAQTRLAPARLSHCMRWHGLAQRAQEDAIAYACHRTAFGRQLIDHEGVGFMLAENQIDLKQTELMIQWCADALDRGETGNIESSIAKVSASEALFRVADRCVQVMGGTGVSQDSIAEQLFREVRAFRIYDGPTEVHKWSLAKKIKKQFSSRDQVGSAVASPKIGARIS; encoded by the coding sequence ATGACGTTTCGTGATGAAGAAGAATCCAACGAAATTGCAGCTCGCGTTCGTAATTTCATTTTGGAATCGGTTGTCCCGTTTGAAGGGGATAGCCGTATCGGAGCGCACGGGCCCAATGAGAGCTTGGTCACTGAGTTGCGCGAGCTAGCCAGAGCAGCCGGCGTCATGACACCGCATATTCTGGGTTCCGGTGAGCACCTATCGCAGCGCGGAACCGCGGTTGTCTTGAATGCGACAGGGTATTCGCCGCTCGGAAGTGTCGCTTGCAATACAATGGCACCGGATGAGGGCAATATGTTCTTGCTGGGGAAAGTGGCAAGCGCCGAGCAGAAAGAGCGCTTTCTTGCGCCGATGATCGCCGGTAAAGCACGATCAGCGTTTTTTATGACCGAGCCAGCACAAGAAAATGGCGCAGGGTCTGACCCTTCTATGATGATCACGACCTGCGCGCGTGACGGAGACCATTGGGTCATTAATGGGAAGAAGAACTTTATTACCGGTGTTGAAGGCGCGTCTGTTGGAATACTGATGGCAAAAGGAGAAGAGGGAGCTTCGATGTTCCTGATCGACCTCCCAAACCCGGCCGTGAAGATTGTGCGCATATTGGACACTATTGATCGCTCAATGCCCGGTGGCCATGCTCAGATATCTATAGACAATCTTCGCGTGCCAGAAAGCCATATTCTCGGCGAGCCTGGGAAAGGGTTTCGATACGCCCAAACCAGATTGGCGCCCGCACGTCTATCCCATTGCATGCGCTGGCATGGATTGGCCCAACGTGCGCAAGAAGATGCGATCGCATATGCGTGTCATCGCACCGCGTTTGGGCGACAGTTGATAGACCATGAGGGCGTGGGCTTCATGTTGGCCGAGAACCAAATTGACCTCAAGCAAACCGAGCTCATGATTCAGTGGTGCGCCGACGCATTAGATCGGGGAGAAACAGGTAACATTGAGAGTTCTATCGCCAAAGTTTCAGCCTCAGAAGCCCTTTTTCGGGTCGCTGACAGATGCGTCCAAGTGATGGGCGGAACAGGCGTTTCGCAAGACTCCATTGCAGAACAACTATTCAGGGAAGTTCGAGCATTTAGAATTTATGATGGCCCCACCGAGGTGCATAAATGGTCACTCGCGAAGAAAATCAAAAAACAATTTTCGTCACGCGATCAAGTTGGATCTGCGGTGGCGTCCCCAAAAATTGGGGCAAGGATATCGTGA